The proteins below come from a single uncultured Carboxylicivirga sp. genomic window:
- a CDS encoding sugar transferase produces the protein MAAGGTSIRKVSDHKPISALHRSSTIYRLIKSQGEDVFRFMSENASLTQKNIAVFDFHHHRSTLTQSGFNVIIDLNPLIFKEGQKYLYQLNHLLGDGGLLLCNIKMSESKYYKLFKDRKSKAEVMGRLVNAGFTIIDFRNIKDTLHICVMKIALPKIEPENNSRFIIPMERIGKGGNRVKVYKIRTMYPYSEYLQEYVVGMNGYNTKGKPKDDFRLTRLGKFLRKYWIDELPQLFNLLKGDLALVGVRPLSEARFKELPEDIRQKRVQFKPGCIPPYVSLLMADNKGNIEAERIYMEEKEKYPYTTNIKYFFLAVYNILTGKIRSA, from the coding sequence ATGGCAGCAGGAGGGACATCAATACGAAAAGTTTCGGATCATAAACCGATTTCAGCGTTGCATCGAAGCTCAACGATTTATCGATTAATCAAGAGTCAAGGTGAAGATGTGTTTCGTTTTATGTCAGAGAATGCATCTCTTACTCAAAAAAATATAGCTGTATTTGATTTTCATCATCATCGATCAACATTAACTCAATCGGGTTTTAATGTCATAATTGATTTAAATCCACTAATTTTTAAAGAAGGTCAGAAATATCTTTATCAATTAAATCATTTGTTAGGTGATGGGGGATTACTTCTATGTAATATTAAAATGAGTGAATCAAAGTATTATAAGTTATTCAAGGATCGTAAGTCTAAAGCTGAAGTGATGGGACGATTAGTTAATGCCGGATTTACAATAATTGATTTCAGAAACATCAAAGATACTTTGCATATATGCGTTATGAAAATTGCTTTGCCAAAAATCGAACCAGAAAATAATAGTAGATTTATTATTCCGATGGAACGAATTGGAAAAGGAGGCAATAGAGTAAAAGTTTATAAGATTAGGACAATGTATCCATATTCGGAATATTTGCAGGAATATGTGGTTGGAATGAATGGATATAATACAAAAGGAAAGCCAAAAGATGATTTTCGATTAACAAGATTAGGTAAGTTTCTTAGAAAATACTGGATTGATGAATTACCTCAGTTATTTAACTTACTAAAAGGTGATTTAGCATTAGTTGGAGTCAGACCACTTAGTGAAGCTCGATTTAAAGAATTGCCGGAAGATATTCGTCAAAAGCGAGTTCAATTTAAACCAGGCTGCATTCCTCCATATGTTTCTTTATTAATGGCAGATAATAAAGGAAATATTGAGGCTGAGCGTATTTATATGGAGGAAAAGGAGAAGTATCCGTATACAACTAATATTAAATATTTCTTTTTAGCCGTATATAATATCTTGACAGGTAAGATTAGGAGTGCCTAG
- a CDS encoding nucleoside-diphosphate sugar epimerase/dehydratase translates to MKWVLSRIVKGRIVSPWLILSIDLFLVINAFIFAYAVRLNVSLVNYPVSNLINNILWVGVVYCAAFLFSGSYKGVIRHSNYNEFKQVLLTSFAAFLILSLANYVFDLMHIHWINVASMVLVAHFVTTVVLMVGFRVLVKEIYALLTKKRTFTNVFIYGAGDMGQITLEAIKSDMDSEYNVVGLIDDSACKLGVKMHSYPVLSWEKALETGDSKNVKEVILAIKTISIQQKHKITEDCINKGWKLKIMPSVDSWVNGISNDKQIRDIRIEDILGRDEIKLNLGRIMEGLDGKVILVTGAAGSIGSEIVRQLLRFSVQKIIMLDIAESALYDLQQELLLSHSDAPFEVVLADITNKKRLVDVFDRFKPDIVFNAAAYKHVPLMETYPYEAIRVNIGGTKNLADLSIQFNVEKFVMISTDKAVNPTNVMGTSKRICEIYIQALSQLETIKTAFITTRFGNVLGSNGSVVPLFKRQIAQGGPITVTHKDITRYFMTIPEACQLVLEAGFMGAGGEIFLFDMGEPVKIVDLASEMIRLSGLKVDEDVKIVFTGLRPGEKLYEELLASKENTLPTHHEKIMIGKVRRHVYREVEQKIKDLLFALQIENDTLLVSRMKDLVPEYISQNSQFCDLDHKVENTVS, encoded by the coding sequence ATGAAGTGGGTACTTTCACGAATAGTTAAGGGAAGAATTGTTTCTCCCTGGTTAATATTGTCTATCGATTTATTTTTAGTTATAAATGCATTTATTTTTGCTTATGCAGTGAGGTTAAATGTATCGTTGGTTAATTATCCGGTATCGAACTTGATAAACAATATTTTATGGGTTGGTGTAGTATATTGTGCCGCCTTTTTGTTTTCTGGTTCTTACAAAGGTGTAATTCGGCATAGTAACTATAATGAATTTAAGCAAGTACTTTTAACTTCATTTGCTGCCTTTCTTATCTTATCTTTAGCTAATTATGTATTTGACCTAATGCATATTCATTGGATTAATGTAGCAAGTATGGTTTTGGTGGCCCATTTTGTTACAACAGTCGTATTAATGGTCGGTTTTCGGGTACTGGTAAAAGAAATTTATGCTTTATTAACCAAAAAAAGAACATTTACTAATGTCTTTATTTATGGAGCGGGTGATATGGGGCAAATTACACTTGAGGCCATTAAAAGCGACATGGATAGTGAATATAATGTTGTGGGGCTTATTGATGATAGTGCCTGCAAATTAGGAGTTAAAATGCATTCTTATCCGGTTTTATCATGGGAAAAAGCATTGGAGACAGGTGATAGTAAAAATGTGAAAGAAGTTATTTTAGCTATCAAGACAATCAGTATACAACAAAAACATAAGATTACAGAAGACTGTATTAACAAAGGTTGGAAACTTAAAATAATGCCATCGGTAGATAGCTGGGTAAATGGTATTTCAAATGATAAGCAGATCAGGGATATTCGAATTGAAGATATTTTAGGAAGAGATGAGATTAAGCTGAATTTGGGTCGTATAATGGAAGGACTTGATGGTAAGGTAATTTTGGTTACTGGTGCTGCCGGTTCTATTGGATCTGAAATTGTTCGACAATTATTGCGTTTTAGTGTACAGAAGATAATAATGCTTGATATTGCAGAGTCAGCATTGTATGATTTGCAACAAGAGTTGTTGTTAAGCCATAGTGATGCTCCTTTTGAGGTTGTATTAGCAGATATAACCAATAAAAAAAGATTGGTTGATGTATTTGATAGGTTTAAACCAGATATTGTTTTTAATGCAGCTGCGTATAAGCATGTACCGTTAATGGAAACGTATCCTTACGAAGCTATACGTGTTAATATTGGAGGAACCAAAAACCTTGCAGATTTGTCTATTCAGTTTAATGTTGAGAAATTTGTAATGATATCTACCGATAAGGCTGTGAATCCTACCAATGTAATGGGAACTTCAAAACGTATTTGTGAAATTTATATTCAGGCCTTATCTCAATTAGAAACCATAAAAACTGCTTTTATAACCACTCGTTTTGGTAATGTTTTAGGATCGAATGGATCTGTGGTTCCATTGTTCAAAAGGCAAATAGCACAAGGAGGACCTATAACAGTAACACATAAGGATATTACCCGTTATTTTATGACAATACCAGAAGCTTGTCAATTAGTATTAGAAGCTGGTTTTATGGGAGCTGGAGGTGAAATATTCTTATTTGATATGGGAGAGCCTGTTAAGATTGTTGATTTGGCTTCAGAAATGATTCGTTTATCAGGTTTAAAGGTTGATGAGGATGTTAAAATTGTATTTACAGGACTGCGTCCAGGTGAGAAGTTATATGAAGAATTATTAGCTTCGAAAGAAAATACATTGCCTACGCATCATGAAAAAATAATGATAGGCAAAGTACGTCGGCATGTATATCGTGAAGTAGAGCAGAAAATCAAAGATTTGTTATTTGCTTTACAAATTGAGAACGATACTCTCTTGGTAAGTCGTATGAAAGATCTTGTGCCTGAATATATTTCGCAGAATAGTCAATTCTGTGATTTAGATCATAAGGTAGAGAATACTGTTTCATAA
- a CDS encoding polysaccharide biosynthesis tyrosine autokinase has protein sequence MDNFPDSESFQQDEKSFDFWKIILRALRYWYILPICLVITLAAVFYLYKSTVPLYKVNAQLLISGDQKEVPTIGSAEGALPGINIGAYSNIENQLVILTSTKQIEKTLANLDFQISYFEDETFYKREIYKESPFVIKLETPKSDVVYQHYNINFIDEKTFELTKEKNADFKSRHVFFEKINLDGNEFAIIPNEDKIGSSNYRSKQYSFTINSEFYLISNFKSRVSINNFHRGSSVFDISLDVNNVQKGKDFINELARNSVNYTLEKKNQVANNTIRFIESQLIGVGDSLSVAKSVLENFRSRNEMMDVSAQGQMIIDKTQELQVEKNLLQTQLDYFNYLVDYMKGDQDVLNLLPPSAYGVENPMIGQMITELSTLNAEKEGLQFNSKIENPNVARIARRMDVLKRSIEQQAQSNIQSTNKAINGVDQRLMALSRDIRRLPKQEQKLLDIERKFQTTDKMYTYLIERRSDAQLAKAANTPDNEVVEYARAAGIVKPNMKTFLIMVVFFGVFLPFGIIFLIVMTNNKILDREDLESKTQIPLIGVVPRWSKSEDILNGMLNPRSSISETIRSIRTSLEFYPTNGGARKILLTSGLPGEGKSITSVNIAISYAQLGKKTLLIDFDMRRPTIDKVLRIKSNGTGLSRHLSSTDKDMHLIETTEYPNLDVIPAGVTPPNPAELIARDRTNTLLEELDRLYEVIVIDSPPIGLVTDAALLQKYADLTIFVTRHNHTPKAMLFNLLRDSKVAKIKNLCLLLNDLPVTKRAYNSYAYSGKYYD, from the coding sequence ATGGATAATTTTCCCGATAGCGAATCTTTTCAGCAAGATGAAAAATCGTTTGATTTTTGGAAAATCATATTAAGAGCTTTACGTTATTGGTATATCTTACCTATATGTTTGGTGATAACGTTGGCAGCTGTTTTTTATTTATATAAATCAACCGTACCCTTGTATAAGGTAAATGCCCAATTATTAATTTCTGGTGATCAAAAAGAAGTACCAACAATTGGTTCAGCCGAAGGTGCTTTACCTGGAATTAATATTGGAGCTTATAGCAATATTGAAAACCAGTTGGTTATTTTAACCTCTACCAAACAAATAGAAAAGACTTTGGCTAATCTTGATTTTCAGATTAGTTATTTCGAAGATGAAACATTCTATAAAAGAGAGATATACAAAGAATCGCCTTTTGTGATAAAATTAGAAACGCCCAAAAGCGATGTGGTCTATCAACACTATAACATTAATTTTATTGATGAAAAAACATTTGAATTAACAAAAGAGAAGAATGCAGATTTTAAATCAAGGCATGTCTTTTTTGAAAAAATTAATCTCGATGGTAATGAGTTTGCTATTATTCCCAATGAAGATAAAATTGGAAGCAGCAATTATCGTTCTAAGCAATATAGTTTTACTATTAATTCAGAGTTCTATTTGATAAGTAATTTTAAATCAAGGGTTAGTATTAATAATTTTCATAGAGGATCATCTGTTTTTGATATAAGTCTTGATGTTAACAATGTTCAAAAAGGAAAAGATTTTATTAATGAGTTGGCCCGAAATTCAGTGAATTACACATTGGAAAAGAAAAACCAGGTGGCTAATAACACCATTCGCTTTATCGAAAGTCAATTAATTGGAGTAGGAGATTCTTTAAGCGTTGCTAAATCTGTTTTAGAAAATTTCAGGTCTCGTAACGAGATGATGGATGTATCGGCTCAAGGGCAAATGATTATAGATAAAACACAAGAGCTGCAGGTTGAGAAGAATTTATTGCAAACACAACTGGATTATTTCAATTATCTGGTGGACTATATGAAAGGCGATCAGGATGTACTTAATCTTTTACCTCCATCTGCTTACGGTGTTGAAAACCCGATGATTGGACAGATGATTACTGAGCTAAGTACCTTAAACGCAGAGAAAGAGGGATTGCAATTTAATTCAAAAATAGAGAACCCTAATGTTGCTCGTATCGCTCGTCGAATGGATGTTTTAAAAAGATCAATTGAGCAGCAGGCTCAAAGTAATATCCAATCGACAAATAAAGCCATTAATGGTGTTGATCAACGATTAATGGCCTTGAGCCGTGATATCAGAAGGTTACCAAAACAAGAGCAAAAACTCTTGGATATAGAGCGCAAATTCCAGACAACAGATAAGATGTATACTTACCTGATTGAGAGACGATCAGATGCTCAGTTAGCCAAGGCTGCAAATACACCAGATAATGAAGTGGTTGAATATGCCAGAGCAGCGGGAATTGTTAAACCTAATATGAAAACTTTCTTGATAATGGTGGTTTTCTTTGGGGTGTTTTTACCCTTTGGAATTATCTTTCTGATTGTAATGACAAACAATAAGATTTTAGATCGGGAAGATCTGGAGAGTAAAACTCAAATACCTTTAATTGGAGTTGTGCCTCGATGGTCGAAAAGTGAGGATATACTAAATGGTATGCTCAATCCAAGATCATCTATATCAGAAACCATTCGATCAATCAGAACAAGTCTTGAATTTTATCCAACAAATGGAGGTGCTCGTAAAATATTGTTGACATCTGGTTTGCCTGGAGAAGGTAAAAGTATTACGTCTGTAAACATAGCTATTTCATACGCTCAGTTAGGGAAGAAAACTTTATTAATTGATTTTGATATGCGTCGGCCAACTATTGATAAGGTGTTAAGGATTAAATCGAATGGTACAGGTTTGAGTCGTCATTTGTCGAGTACAGATAAGGATATGCACTTAATTGAAACTACGGAATATCCAAACCTGGACGTTATACCAGCTGGAGTTACACCTCCAAATCCTGCAGAATTGATCGCCAGAGACAGAACCAATACTTTATTGGAAGAATTAGACCGATTATATGAAGTCATTGTAATTGATTCACCACCAATTGGCTTGGTTACAGATGCGGCATTGCTTCAAAAATATGCCGATCTTACTATTTTTGTTACACGTCATAATCATACACCGAAGGCTATGCTGTTTAATCTTTTAAGGGATAGTAAAGTAGCTAAAATTAAGAACCTTTGTTTGTTGTTAAATGATTTGCCAGTAACAAAAAGGGCTTATAATTCTTATGCATATAGTGGTAAGTATTACGATTAG
- a CDS encoding polysaccharide biosynthesis/export family protein, with the protein MKISYYLILITGIFLTSCVSLKKSIYLQGEIAKELSDVEATYDVEKGSYLVKPSDNLYIRINSLDERTSAFLNNESGATTRIESPMSASLAGYRVEDDGSIYFPFVGKVYVANLTLEQIRQKMQLAVSKYIEQSSVVVKLLNDNITVIGEVRGPGRFLLYDEQINILEALSMAGDMTDFANRKRVRLIRKEGDIQQMFVINTLEDKLINSPYFYVKPGDILYVEPRRLKAINLSTVPIGLVLTFLNTGILLYTFYNTTLTQD; encoded by the coding sequence ATGAAAATTAGTTATTATCTAATATTGATAACAGGTATATTTCTAACTTCCTGTGTATCTTTAAAAAAGTCGATTTATTTGCAGGGCGAGATTGCTAAAGAATTGAGCGATGTAGAGGCAACTTACGATGTTGAAAAAGGCTCCTATCTTGTTAAACCAAGTGATAATTTATATATCCGCATTAATAGTTTGGATGAACGTACTTCGGCATTCTTAAATAATGAATCAGGTGCAACTACACGTATCGAAAGCCCAATGTCAGCAAGCTTAGCCGGATACAGAGTTGAGGATGATGGTTCAATCTACTTTCCTTTTGTAGGCAAAGTATATGTAGCTAATTTAACATTGGAGCAGATTCGTCAGAAAATGCAACTGGCGGTTTCAAAATATATTGAACAAAGTAGTGTGGTTGTTAAATTATTGAACGATAACATTACAGTAATAGGAGAAGTAAGAGGACCAGGGAGATTTTTATTGTACGATGAGCAGATTAATATACTTGAAGCATTAAGTATGGCAGGAGATATGACTGATTTTGCTAATCGTAAAAGAGTTCGTTTAATTAGGAAAGAAGGTGATATACAGCAAATGTTTGTCATTAATACGCTGGAAGATAAGTTAATTAATTCACCCTATTTTTATGTGAAACCTGGTGATATTTTATATGTAGAACCTCGTCGTTTAAAAGCAATCAATTTAAGTACGGTGCCAATTGGTTTAGTTCTTACTTTCTTAAATACAGGTATACTTCTTTATACTTTTTACAATACTACTTTAACTCAGGATTAA
- a CDS encoding peptidoglycan bridge formation glycyltransferase FemA/FemB family protein: protein MIDNYQYYWTQSEKDIEDWDSFLQRTPRGHCQQSGHWLKSFHSYQGFNYELFIVKNKGGNIVAGLGILIVGIPFFKVLIASNGPIIENGYEELFDYIVEKFLEKAKTKRAFYCQIRVPVLEESCDLIDSSTLKIKEYNIFRNALTGSKFPFVTSINGFRPVVIQNTEDSYKDTISQFNKSTRRNIRLALDNKLTLKYATDKKEVEVAYRIIEEVAQLHQYRLRSWDKIKDTLLKMVDQGLCLVPCCYVGEEMKGALVIFDFGCRLTYVFGGVKREDTDRKVGHFLHDQMIRLSIEKNYSFYDLGVAGGPGVTRFKEGFGAYHITTEGSRYWVMNKFKYKIYLFFYSLMPKSG from the coding sequence ATGATTGATAACTATCAATATTATTGGACTCAATCTGAAAAGGATATTGAAGATTGGGATTCCTTCTTGCAGCGCACTCCGCGAGGCCATTGCCAGCAATCAGGGCATTGGTTAAAGTCATTTCATAGTTATCAAGGGTTTAATTACGAGCTCTTCATTGTAAAAAATAAAGGTGGTAATATTGTTGCCGGATTGGGAATTCTGATTGTTGGAATTCCTTTTTTCAAGGTATTGATTGCTTCTAATGGGCCTATAATTGAAAATGGTTATGAGGAATTATTTGATTACATCGTTGAGAAGTTTTTAGAAAAGGCTAAAACAAAAAGAGCTTTTTATTGCCAGATACGAGTACCTGTCCTGGAAGAATCATGTGATTTGATAGATTCAAGTACATTGAAAATTAAAGAGTACAATATTTTTAGAAATGCACTTACAGGAAGTAAATTCCCATTTGTGACATCTATTAATGGTTTTCGTCCTGTGGTAATTCAAAATACAGAAGATTCTTATAAGGATACAATAAGTCAGTTTAATAAGAGTACACGACGAAATATTAGGCTTGCATTGGATAATAAGTTAACGCTTAAATATGCAACTGATAAAAAGGAAGTTGAGGTAGCTTATCGTATTATTGAGGAAGTGGCACAATTGCATCAATATCGCTTAAGAAGCTGGGACAAGATCAAGGATACTTTGCTAAAAATGGTCGATCAGGGCTTGTGTTTGGTACCTTGTTGTTATGTCGGTGAGGAAATGAAAGGAGCTTTGGTCATCTTTGATTTTGGCTGCCGGTTGACTTATGTTTTTGGTGGAGTTAAAAGAGAAGATACTGATAGAAAGGTTGGACATTTTCTGCATGATCAGATGATTCGGCTGAGTATCGAAAAAAACTACTCGTTCTACGATTTAGGTGTTGCCGGAGGACCTGGGGTAACTCGATTTAAAGAAGGATTCGGAGCTTATCATATTACAACAGAAGGGAGCAGGTATTGGGTCATGAATAAATTTAAATATAAGATTTATTTATTTTTTTATAGTCTAATGCCAAAGTCTGGTTGA
- a CDS encoding GNAT family N-acetyltransferase, which yields MFRILRANQQDDYKEWIDIWTQWKGKEVFAHPDYLLLYKGYSEPMCALYSKGEQIVLFPFCLREVAQNVLSEKYYDIITPYGFGDIYLIGHGEDRVVLDEFDRVFQNWVRDNKIISEFIRFDAFSRSRNYYTGDLQYNNDIVACDLYKGESVLWDEFKPKVRRNIRKALSHNLTIEFDFEGIKLDSFVNVYYRTMQRLEAAPKYYMNRSYFEYINSHLKGNFIYVFVKKGDLDIAAELVLLSDEKMYYYLGGTLEDYFYMRPNELLKFEIMKWGINNNRRYYVLGGGYHQNDSLLKFKSDFAPSSIFSYKVGSRIFDSQVYKLLVDNKQKMMKNDKEDGGMSHFFPLYRGENKNILI from the coding sequence ATGTTTCGAATACTTAGAGCAAATCAGCAGGATGATTATAAGGAATGGATAGATATCTGGACCCAGTGGAAGGGTAAAGAAGTGTTTGCTCATCCCGATTATCTGTTGCTCTATAAAGGATATTCGGAACCAATGTGTGCCTTATACAGTAAAGGGGAGCAAATAGTTTTGTTCCCTTTTTGTTTGAGAGAGGTAGCGCAAAATGTTTTGTCAGAAAAATATTATGATATCATAACTCCTTATGGTTTTGGAGATATCTATTTGATTGGTCATGGTGAAGATCGTGTAGTGTTGGATGAGTTCGATAGAGTTTTTCAAAATTGGGTCAGAGATAATAAAATAATAAGCGAGTTTATCAGGTTTGATGCTTTTAGTAGAAGTCGAAATTATTATACAGGAGACTTGCAATACAATAATGATATTGTGGCTTGTGATCTATATAAGGGAGAATCTGTGTTATGGGATGAATTTAAACCAAAGGTAAGACGCAATATTCGAAAAGCTTTAAGTCATAATCTTACTATTGAATTTGATTTTGAGGGGATTAAGCTGGATTCATTTGTTAATGTTTATTATAGAACAATGCAGCGTTTAGAAGCAGCTCCTAAATATTACATGAATCGGTCTTATTTCGAGTATATCAATAGTCACTTAAAGGGTAATTTTATCTATGTATTTGTAAAAAAAGGAGATCTGGATATTGCAGCAGAACTAGTATTGTTATCTGATGAAAAAATGTATTATTACTTAGGAGGTACTCTTGAAGATTATTTTTATATGCGCCCCAATGAATTATTGAAATTTGAGATTATGAAGTGGGGAATAAATAATAATAGAAGATACTATGTGTTAGGCGGAGGTTATCATCAAAATGACAGTCTTTTGAAATTTAAAAGTGATTTTGCTCCATCCAGTATTTTTTCCTATAAAGTCGGATCTCGAATATTTGATTCTCAAGTTTATAAGTTGCTTGTTGATAATAAGCAAAAAATGATGAAAAATGATAAGGAAGATGGCGGAATGTCGCATTTTTTTCCTTTGTATAGAGGCGAAAATAAGAATATTCTTATTTGA
- a CDS encoding aminotransferase class I/II-fold pyridoxal phosphate-dependent enzyme, which translates to MKSKIWLSSPHMGGNEMKYVQEAYDTNWIAPLGPNVNGFEKVLSEYMGAGHVSALSAGTAALHLALILADVGSGDEVLVQSFTFAASVNPIKYLGAIPILVDSEPDTWNMSPEKLEEAIHDRLSKGKKPKAIIPVHLYGMPAKMEQIMEIANKYSIPVIEDAAESLGSVYKGKKTGTFGKAGILSFNGNKIITTSGGGALVSEDEDLIAKSRFLATQARDNAPHYQHTHIGYNYRMSNIVAGIGLGQMEVLDNHIQKRRDMNNWYRNVLKDVPGVSFQSEPDSDYFSNYWLTAIIVDPENTGGISREDIRLSLEEENIESRPLWKPMHLQPVFDGCPFYGTGVSEKLFDQGLCLPSGSNLSNEDRERIENVLNKVLKKNNALIK; encoded by the coding sequence ATGAAAAGTAAAATTTGGCTTTCATCGCCTCATATGGGGGGTAATGAAATGAAGTATGTACAAGAAGCTTACGACACCAATTGGATTGCTCCATTGGGGCCGAATGTAAACGGATTCGAAAAAGTTCTATCTGAATATATGGGAGCCGGGCATGTATCGGCTTTAAGTGCCGGAACGGCGGCATTACACTTAGCTTTGATTTTGGCTGATGTAGGAAGTGGAGATGAGGTATTGGTTCAGAGTTTTACTTTTGCAGCATCTGTTAACCCAATAAAATATTTAGGAGCTATACCTATTTTAGTGGATTCAGAACCGGATACCTGGAATATGAGTCCTGAAAAGCTGGAAGAAGCTATTCATGACAGATTAAGTAAAGGCAAAAAGCCTAAAGCTATAATACCAGTACATTTGTACGGAATGCCTGCAAAGATGGAGCAGATTATGGAAATTGCTAACAAATATTCCATTCCTGTTATTGAAGATGCCGCAGAATCGTTAGGTTCGGTTTACAAAGGTAAAAAGACTGGAACCTTTGGAAAAGCTGGTATTTTATCTTTTAATGGAAACAAAATAATTACCACATCAGGTGGCGGAGCTTTGGTTTCGGAGGATGAGGATTTAATTGCCAAATCAAGGTTTTTAGCTACTCAGGCTCGCGATAATGCACCTCACTATCAGCATACTCATATTGGATATAATTATCGGATGAGTAATATTGTTGCTGGTATTGGGTTAGGTCAGATGGAGGTTTTGGATAACCATATTCAAAAACGAAGGGATATGAATAACTGGTATCGTAATGTGTTGAAAGATGTACCTGGAGTTAGCTTTCAATCGGAGCCTGATTCTGATTATTTCTCGAATTATTGGTTGACAGCCATCATTGTTGATCCGGAAAATACAGGTGGAATCTCACGTGAAGATATTCGCTTAAGTTTGGAAGAAGAAAATATAGAATCACGTCCATTATGGAAACCAATGCACTTACAACCTGTTTTTGATGGTTGTCCGTTTTATGGTACAGGTGTTTCAGAAAAGCTTTTTGATCAGGGACTTTGCCTTCCTTCGGGAAGTAACCTTAGCAATGAGGATCGGGAACGTATTGAGAATGTTTTAAATAAGGTTCTTAAAAAAAATAATGCATTGATTAAGTAG